A single genomic interval of Terriglobales bacterium harbors:
- a CDS encoding aspartate aminotransferase family protein: MTREEIVRKQKEFIFPSIATYYQEALPLDRGSMQHVWDVDGRKYLDFFGGIVTISVGHANPRIIEKTKAQIEKLQHVSTCFPTEPMVALAEKIAEITPGALKKSFFTNSGTEANETAVQIARMHTGNFEIVALRHGYSGRSSVARAMTGLHTWRKGTIEVGVVHAMNPYCYRCPLGLKYPECDIACVKDIEQVIQTSTSGRIAALLSEPIQGVAGFITPPKEYFKLAFNIVRQYGGDFIADEVQTAWGRTGHKWFGIEHWEVEPDILTSAKGLGNGVPVGLTVARPEIADSFQGLTISTFGGNPVTCVTAKAVIDLIEEDDLRTNAAVVGGYFREKLEELQEKHPLIGDVRGMGLMQAMELVTDRKSKEPATAATLALMEEARKRGLLIGRGGLHGNVIRMSPPLNISKSDVDEATRILDQCFVAVEEARMAGTAR; the protein is encoded by the coding sequence ATGACCCGCGAAGAAATCGTGCGCAAGCAAAAGGAATTCATCTTCCCCAGTATCGCCACCTACTATCAGGAGGCGTTGCCGCTGGATCGCGGTTCCATGCAGCACGTCTGGGATGTGGACGGGCGCAAGTACCTGGATTTCTTCGGCGGCATCGTCACCATCAGCGTGGGTCACGCCAACCCGCGCATCATCGAGAAAACCAAGGCGCAGATCGAAAAGCTCCAGCACGTCTCCACCTGCTTTCCCACTGAACCTATGGTGGCGCTGGCGGAAAAGATCGCCGAGATCACGCCCGGCGCGCTCAAGAAGTCGTTCTTCACCAACAGCGGCACGGAAGCCAATGAAACCGCGGTGCAGATCGCGCGCATGCACACCGGCAACTTCGAAATCGTGGCCCTGCGCCACGGCTACAGCGGGCGGTCGTCGGTGGCGCGCGCCATGACCGGCCTGCACACCTGGCGCAAGGGGACCATCGAGGTGGGCGTGGTGCACGCCATGAACCCCTACTGCTACCGCTGCCCGCTGGGCCTGAAGTATCCGGAGTGCGACATCGCCTGCGTCAAGGACATCGAGCAGGTCATTCAGACTTCCACCTCGGGGCGCATCGCGGCGCTTCTGTCCGAGCCCATCCAGGGGGTGGCCGGTTTCATCACTCCGCCCAAGGAGTACTTCAAGCTGGCGTTCAACATCGTGCGCCAGTACGGCGGTGACTTCATCGCCGATGAAGTCCAGACCGCCTGGGGACGCACCGGGCACAAGTGGTTCGGTATCGAGCACTGGGAGGTCGAGCCCGACATCCTCACCTCCGCCAAGGGTCTGGGGAACGGCGTGCCCGTCGGACTCACCGTCGCCCGGCCGGAGATCGCCGATTCTTTCCAGGGGCTGACCATCTCCACCTTTGGCGGCAACCCGGTCACCTGCGTCACCGCCAAGGCCGTCATCGACCTGATCGAGGAAGACGACCTGCGCACCAACGCTGCCGTGGTCGGCGGCTACTTCCGGGAGAAGCTGGAGGAGCTTCAGGAGAAGCACCCGCTCATCGGCGACGTGCGCGGTATGGGCCTGATGCAGGCCATGGAGCTGGTCACGGACCGCAAGTCGAAGGAGCCGGCCACTGCGGCCACGCTCGCCCTGATGGAAGAAGCACGCAAACGCGGGCTGCTCATCGGCCGCGGCGGGCTGCACGGCAACGTCATCCGCATGTCTCCGCCGCTCAACATCTCGAAGAGCGACGTCGACGAAGCTACGCGCATCCTGGACCAATGCTTCGTGGCAGTGGAGGAAGCACGAATGGCGGGAACGGCGCGGTAG
- a CDS encoding PASTA domain-containing protein gives MTAKRIFRGLLMGVMLVFVAMVSALMAMRWAIHGREVEIPRLVGMAPVEAERTLRPQGLRLEVESRFYSADVPEGRIVSQQPPAGTKVRGGWRVRVAVSLGSQRAEVPSVVGQSPRAAEINVARRGLEVGNVAVIHLPDLPEDQVVAQSPPPFGGPTASPRVSLLVTAPRETEAFVMPDLVGQPLAEASAAVEQAGLLVGNVTVVFGEPTAGEIPSISKPTVVSRQLPAPGTRVTPGTVVHFEITR, from the coding sequence ATGACGGCGAAGCGCATCTTTCGCGGCTTGCTGATGGGAGTGATGCTGGTGTTCGTGGCCATGGTGTCGGCGCTGATGGCCATGCGCTGGGCCATCCATGGCCGCGAAGTGGAGATTCCCAGGCTGGTGGGCATGGCGCCGGTAGAGGCGGAGCGGACCTTGCGGCCGCAGGGGCTGCGGTTGGAGGTGGAGAGCCGCTTCTACAGCGCCGATGTGCCGGAAGGCCGCATCGTTTCGCAACAGCCGCCGGCGGGAACCAAGGTGCGCGGCGGATGGCGGGTGCGAGTGGCGGTGAGCCTGGGGTCGCAGCGCGCCGAAGTGCCCAGCGTGGTGGGCCAGAGCCCGCGCGCCGCAGAGATCAACGTGGCGCGCCGGGGGCTGGAGGTGGGCAACGTGGCCGTCATCCATCTGCCTGACCTTCCGGAAGACCAGGTGGTGGCGCAAAGCCCGCCGCCCTTTGGCGGGCCGACCGCTTCCCCGCGCGTCAGCCTGCTGGTGACCGCGCCGCGCGAGACGGAAGCGTTCGTCATGCCGGACCTGGTGGGACAGCCGCTGGCCGAGGCGTCGGCAGCCGTGGAGCAGGCAGGCCTGCTGGTGGGGAACGTCACGGTGGTGTTCGGCGAGCCCACGGCAGGGGAGATTCCATCCATTTCGAAACCGACCGTCGTCAGCCGGCAATTGCCCGCCCCGGGGACACGGGTGACGCCCGGCACCGTGGTGCACTTCGAGATCACGCGATGA